Part of the Tolypothrix sp. PCC 7910 genome, TGCACCTTCATCCAGTAATTGACTGCTAATCATCACTAAATCGGCTGCAACTTTGGGTGCGCGATACCCAGCTGTACAGCCAACGGGGCGAAAAGGATTGACGAGAATTTTTACACCGCCACCCGTTAATAGAAAGCACGTATGACCCAACCACTGAACTGATAAACCGCTAGATTGCGCGCCAGCTGGAAATTCAGAACTCAAGGTAGTCAGAAAAGCTGTTGCCAAACCCGCCCCAGCATAGCCCATCAACTGTCGTCGTTTCATTAATTACTCTCTCGACTGTAATTGTTCCAGAAAGTTTCGCAGCAATTGCTTGCCTGAAGATGTCAAAACACTCTCTGGGTGAAACTGGACTCCTTGAATGTGAGGATAGTTCCGGTGTCGGACTCCCATGATAGTACCATCCTCAACCCAAGCGGTGATTTCCAAGACATCGGGGCAAGTTTCGCGATCAATAACCAGACTGTGATATCTAGTCGCAGTGAGAGGATTTTCTAATCCCCGGAAAACTCCCACCCCGGTGTGAGTCACCTGAGAAGTTTTGCCATGCATCAATTCTGGAGCCGAAACGATTTTACCACCGAACACTTGACCAATACTTTGATGGCCTAAACATACGCCCAAAATGGGCAAATTAGCGCCTAGTTCTGCAATTAACTTTAAGCTGATACCCGCATCTTCCGGACGGCCAGGGCCAGGAGAAATAACTACAAGCGCTGGATTTAAAGCCCGAACTTCATCTACAGATATTTTGTCGTTACGAAACACTTTAATATCTGTGGCTACAGGGAACTCTGCTGCTAGTTCTCCTAAATATTGAACTATATTATAAGTAAAACTATCGTAATTATCGATGACTATAATCACAGCTTATGACTCCTGGTCAGATTATTTATATGACTTTGTTTAATTGTCGCCAGATTAAATTGCTGCAAACGTCATCAATTATGGAATGAAAAGGTAACACCTATAAAGAGGACATAATTAAAGTTACTAAACGTGGCAGCAACAGCATACCAGCTACTAAAACAGCTACTAAGGCCGAAACCAGTACAGCGCCAGCAGCACAGTCTTTGGCGATTTTGGCTAGTTC contains:
- a CDS encoding aminodeoxychorismate/anthranilate synthase component II — translated: MIIVIDNYDSFTYNIVQYLGELAAEFPVATDIKVFRNDKISVDEVRALNPALVVISPGPGRPEDAGISLKLIAELGANLPILGVCLGHQSIGQVFGGKIVSAPELMHGKTSQVTHTGVGVFRGLENPLTATRYHSLVIDRETCPDVLEITAWVEDGTIMGVRHRNYPHIQGVQFHPESVLTSSGKQLLRNFLEQLQSRE